From one Triticum aestivum cultivar Chinese Spring chromosome 4B, IWGSC CS RefSeq v2.1, whole genome shotgun sequence genomic stretch:
- the LOC123091021 gene encoding atherin-like gives MPPPTAGAATTPGRCPTASPGELQAPEPPGTHHRSHRHCAATPDQSRGPRLGPPPAALAVAARAAERPDPEKPPRPPTPASSPHHHHHLPATSRRPARAPTARAARDSGRRRRPDPDRIWPPLATTQSTPRRHSTPPALPHQEQIPPRRQGSPGRR, from the coding sequence atgccgccgcccacggccggagcaGCCACCACGCCCGGCCGCTGCCCAACCGCGTCGCCCGGCGAGCTCCAAGCGCcggagccgccgggcacgcaccaccGGAGCCACCGCCACTGCGCCGCCACCCCCGACCAGTCGAGGGGGCCTCGGTTAGGGCCGCCGCCCGCAGCCCTAGCCGTCGCGGCCCGCGCCGCCGAGAGGCCAGATCCGGAAAAGCCGCCGCGGCCGCCGACTCCGGCCTCTagcccgcaccaccaccaccatctgccgGCGACCAGCAGGCGGCCAGCCCGCGCCCCCACAGCCCGTGCCGCCCGCGACAGCGGTCGGAGGAgacgccccgatccagatcggatctggcCGCCCCTCGCCACCACCCAGAGCACACCCCGTCGCCACAGCACACCGCCGGCCCTCCCACACCAGGAGCAGATCCCACCCCGCCGCCAAGGAAGCCCAGGGCGCCGCTGA